One window of Sinorhizobium fredii NGR234 genomic DNA carries:
- the araD gene encoding L-arabinonate dehydratase, which yields MKKKAEWPRKLRSQDWFGGTGKNAIMHRSWMKNQGLPADTFDGRPIIGICNTWSELTPCNAHLRDLAERVKRGVYEAGGFPVEFPVFSTGESTLRPTAMMFRNLAAMDVEESIRGNPVDGVVLLGGCDKTTPSLLMGAASVDIPAIVVSGGPMLNGKWRGKDVGSGTAIWQFSEMVKSGEMSLEEFMDAEQGMARSAGSCMTMGTASTMASMAEALGMTLSGNAAIPAVDARRRVMSQLTGRRIVEMVKEDLRPSDILTKQAFENAIRVNGAVGGSTNAVLHLLALAGRIGVDLSLDDWDRLGRDVPTIVNLQPSGKYLMEEFYYAGGLPVVIKAVAEMGLLHNDAITVSGDTIWNDVRGVTNYNEDVILPKEKALTKSGGIAVLRGNLAPRGAVLKPSSASPHLMQHKGRAVVFESIEDYHARINREDLDIDETCVMVLKYCGPKGYPGMAEVGNMGLPPKVLKKGITDMIRLSDARMSGTAYGTVILHTAPEAAEGGPLAVVENGDLIEVDIPNRTLHLHVSDEELARRRAAWVSPVKPLTGGYGGLYIKTVMQADTGADLDFLIGPRGDRIPMDRDSH from the coding sequence ATGAAGAAGAAAGCTGAGTGGCCGCGCAAGCTGCGTTCGCAGGACTGGTTCGGCGGTACGGGCAAGAATGCCATCATGCACCGCTCCTGGATGAAGAACCAGGGGCTGCCCGCCGATACGTTCGACGGCCGGCCGATCATCGGCATCTGCAACACCTGGTCGGAGCTCACCCCCTGCAACGCGCACCTGCGCGACTTGGCTGAACGGGTGAAGCGCGGCGTCTACGAGGCGGGCGGCTTTCCTGTTGAATTCCCGGTATTTTCGACCGGCGAAAGCACACTTCGCCCGACGGCGATGATGTTCCGCAACCTCGCGGCCATGGACGTCGAGGAGTCGATCCGCGGCAATCCGGTCGATGGCGTCGTGCTGCTCGGCGGCTGCGACAAGACGACCCCCAGCCTGCTGATGGGCGCGGCCAGCGTCGACATTCCGGCGATCGTCGTTTCCGGCGGCCCGATGCTCAACGGCAAGTGGCGCGGCAAGGACGTCGGTTCCGGCACCGCGATCTGGCAATTCTCGGAAATGGTCAAGTCCGGCGAAATGAGCCTGGAAGAGTTCATGGATGCCGAGCAGGGCATGGCCCGTTCGGCAGGAAGCTGTATGACCATGGGTACGGCCTCGACGATGGCGTCGATGGCCGAGGCGCTCGGCATGACGCTCTCCGGCAACGCCGCCATTCCGGCGGTCGACGCCCGCCGCCGGGTGATGTCGCAGCTTACCGGCCGCCGCATCGTCGAGATGGTCAAGGAAGACCTGAGGCCCTCGGACATCCTGACCAAGCAGGCCTTCGAAAACGCCATTCGCGTCAACGGCGCTGTCGGCGGCTCGACCAATGCCGTGCTGCATCTGCTCGCACTTGCCGGTCGCATCGGCGTCGACCTTTCGCTCGACGATTGGGACAGGCTCGGCCGCGACGTGCCGACCATCGTCAACCTGCAGCCGTCGGGCAAGTATCTGATGGAGGAGTTCTACTACGCCGGCGGCCTGCCGGTCGTCATCAAGGCCGTCGCCGAGATGGGACTCCTCCACAACGACGCCATCACCGTTAGCGGCGATACGATCTGGAACGACGTCAGGGGCGTTACCAACTACAACGAGGACGTGATCCTGCCCAAGGAAAAGGCGCTGACGAAGTCCGGCGGCATCGCGGTGCTGCGTGGCAATCTGGCGCCGCGGGGTGCCGTCCTGAAGCCTTCCTCCGCCTCGCCGCATCTGATGCAGCACAAGGGCCGCGCCGTCGTCTTCGAGAGCATCGAGGACTATCACGCCCGCATCAACCGCGAGGATCTCGACATCGACGAGACCTGCGTCATGGTGCTGAAATATTGCGGCCCGAAGGGGTATCCGGGCATGGCCGAGGTCGGCAATATGGGCCTGCCGCCAAAGGTCTTGAAGAAGGGCATCACCGACATGATCCGCCTTTCGGATGCGCGCATGTCGGGCACCGCCTACGGCACCGTCATCCTCCACACGGCACCGGAAGCCGCCGAAGGCGGGCCGCTGGCGGTCGTCGAGAACGGCGACCTGATCGAAGTCGACATCCCGAACCGCACGCTGCATCTGCATGTCTCCGACGAGGAGCTTGCCCGTCGCCGTGCCGCCTGGGTATCGCCGGTGAAGCCGCTCACCGGCGGTTATGGCGGCCTCTATATCAAGACGGTCATGCAGGCCGATACCGGCGCCGACCTCGACTTCCTGATCGGGCCTCGCGGCGACCGCATCCCGATGGACCGCGACAGCCATTGA
- a CDS encoding transglutaminase family protein, translated as MHLKISHTTEYHYDEPVPYALQRLRLTPTTQPGQTVLNWRTLVEGAAVEVSYDDHFGNRTQLVSVDADRTTFRIEASGEVETEDRAGVFGAHQSYVPLWLYARETPLSKAGKLIRELAKSAEGATDLERMHALMGVIHETVVYEPGETHAGTAAEEALERGKGVCQDHAHILISAARTLGLPARYVSGYLMVEGKPEETASHAWTEVHIAGLGWVGFDPANKICPDDRYVRVATGLCYRDAAPVSGLIHGVASETLKVAVTVERQGQQQSQSQSQGEQSQTQSQ; from the coding sequence ATGCACCTGAAGATCAGCCACACGACCGAGTACCATTACGACGAGCCGGTGCCCTATGCGCTGCAGCGGCTGCGACTGACGCCAACGACGCAGCCCGGCCAGACGGTCCTGAACTGGCGGACGCTTGTCGAAGGCGCCGCGGTCGAAGTCAGCTACGACGACCACTTCGGCAACCGCACGCAGCTCGTCAGCGTCGACGCGGATCGGACGACCTTCCGCATCGAGGCGAGCGGCGAAGTGGAGACAGAGGACCGGGCCGGCGTCTTCGGCGCCCACCAGTCCTACGTGCCGCTCTGGCTGTATGCCCGCGAAACCCCGCTCAGCAAGGCGGGCAAGCTGATCCGCGAGCTTGCGAAATCCGCCGAGGGCGCAACGGATCTCGAGCGCATGCACGCGCTGATGGGGGTCATTCACGAAACCGTCGTCTATGAGCCGGGTGAGACCCATGCCGGCACCGCCGCCGAAGAGGCGCTCGAACGCGGCAAGGGCGTCTGCCAGGACCACGCCCACATCCTCATCTCGGCGGCACGCACCCTCGGCCTGCCGGCCCGTTACGTCTCAGGCTATCTGATGGTCGAGGGCAAGCCTGAAGAGACCGCAAGCCATGCCTGGACCGAAGTGCACATCGCAGGCCTCGGCTGGGTCGGCTTCGATCCTGCCAACAAGATCTGCCCCGACGACCGCTACGTCCGCGTCGCCACCGGCCTCTGCTACCGCGATGCCGCGCCGGTCTCCGGCTTGATCCACGGCGTCGCCAGCGAGACTCTGAAGGTGGCTGTGACGGTGGAGCGCCAGGGGCAGCAGCAGTCACAAAGCCAGAGCCAAGGCGAACAGAGCCAGACGCAGAGCCAGTAG